One genomic region from Streptomyces venezuelae encodes:
- a CDS encoding Fur family transcriptional regulator yields the protein MVTTESTDWKSDLRQRGYRLTPQRQLVLEAVDRLEHATPDDILVEVRKTASGVNISTVYRTLELLEELGLVSHAHLGHGAPTYHLADRHHHLHLVCRDCSEVIEADVEVAAGFTGKLRETFGFETDMKHFAIFGRCAACVRKAADAADTGTTTDAGDAGTTGA from the coding sequence GTGGTGACCACCGAAAGCACCGACTGGAAGAGCGACCTGCGGCAGCGCGGCTACCGGCTGACGCCGCAGCGGCAGCTTGTCCTGGAGGCCGTGGACAGGCTGGAGCACGCGACCCCGGACGACATCCTCGTCGAGGTCCGCAAGACGGCCTCCGGGGTGAACATCTCCACCGTGTACCGGACCCTGGAGCTCCTGGAGGAGCTCGGTCTGGTGAGCCACGCGCACCTGGGACACGGGGCTCCGACCTACCACCTCGCCGACCGGCACCACCATCTGCACCTGGTCTGCCGTGACTGCTCCGAGGTCATCGAGGCGGACGTCGAGGTGGCGGCCGGCTTCACCGGGAAGCTCCGCGAGACCTTCGGCTTCGAGACGGACATGAAGCACTTCGCCATCTTCGGCCGGTGCGCCGCGTGCGTACGGAAGGCGGCGGACGCCGCGGACACCGGGACGACCACGGACGCCGGGGACGCCGGGACGACCGGGGCCTAG
- a CDS encoding restriction endonuclease subunit S: protein MNQAQDAGAARQEGRSGEGRRVLLGEICDIQSGMPALKPGQYVAEGLPVVHPVDLVGHRLTDSPSRHVPVEDAERLGRYAVADGDLLMTRSGTVGRVARATSDEQGWLNGPSLIRLRVREREYVDPDYLLACLASSAGQEWIRRAAAGSTIQHLSMRLLADLPVHLPGAPEQRRVGRTLKVLEEKIRAHEDVVRATRALRDALTDEMTSGGAHGVGAVDR, encoded by the coding sequence ATGAACCAGGCACAGGACGCGGGAGCCGCGCGACAAGAAGGGCGTTCGGGGGAGGGCCGCAGGGTGCTCCTCGGCGAGATCTGCGACATCCAGAGCGGGATGCCGGCGCTGAAGCCGGGACAGTACGTGGCCGAGGGACTGCCCGTCGTCCATCCCGTCGACCTCGTCGGCCACCGGCTGACGGATTCACCCTCCCGTCACGTGCCCGTGGAGGACGCGGAACGGCTGGGGAGGTATGCCGTCGCCGACGGCGACCTCCTCATGACCCGGTCCGGGACGGTCGGACGGGTCGCGCGGGCCACCTCGGACGAGCAGGGGTGGCTGAACGGCCCGTCGCTCATCCGGCTGCGGGTGCGGGAGCGCGAGTATGTCGACCCGGACTACCTCCTGGCATGTCTCGCCTCGTCCGCGGGTCAGGAATGGATCCGTCGCGCCGCCGCGGGTTCGACCATCCAGCACCTCTCGATGCGCCTGCTCGCCGACCTCCCCGTCCACCTGCCGGGGGCGCCGGAACAGCGGCGGGTGGGGCGGACGCTCAAGGTGCTGGAGGAGAAGATCCGGGCGCACGAGGACGTGGTGCGTGCGACGCGGGCCCTCCGGGATGCCTTGACGGACGAGATGACGTCGGGAGGCGCCCACGGCGTCGGGGCTGTGGACCGGTGA
- a CDS encoding N-6 DNA methylase: MNRPAVTNWARRHEDFPQPVDSVRTGTGAADTFRASEVAEWLATRRIPVSGLQAGEPEGTTYGDRVLASLGVGRRATPQTVLTHILDRVRGEATTERALDLLIAVTYAVAARPSAELSRSADVWWTVTRILAEDGIEGAPFGATPDEERWQDRSAGSVAHALAAEGWDRDTAIEAFDWLVEQRIGTEGRRGNELVTPRAVRRLMAELLPETHGSGDLSILDPFCRTGEILDTCVAVLRSGAPEAALSVHGVSGGAGDAALARMRLNLRDVPRTVEAAGSGWPESGERYAAVVSNPPFNQRTEDLYRYTEHLPYGMPPRHSGNFVWLQLAASALAPGGRAVVLMPNIAAQSANPAERAIRAAMVESGAVEALVALPPQLFGKATSIPVTLWLLRNPTDVHRDVLFVDGASLGTMTDRVRRVLSKDDVDSIVDVCRRWRSAQDDGRTFSGQDGFSAAVSPSNLAARDWLLSPVLHVAPGPQEGAGGSAAQIGRLIDDLAERDEQARKADVRAREILSELGGEGRWRA; the protein is encoded by the coding sequence GTGAATCGTCCTGCCGTCACCAACTGGGCACGTCGGCATGAGGACTTTCCGCAGCCCGTCGACTCCGTACGGACCGGCACGGGGGCGGCTGACACGTTCCGGGCCTCCGAGGTGGCGGAGTGGCTCGCGACCAGGCGGATCCCCGTCAGCGGTCTCCAGGCGGGTGAACCGGAGGGGACGACCTACGGAGACCGGGTCCTGGCCTCCCTCGGGGTGGGCAGGCGAGCCACCCCGCAGACCGTTCTCACGCACATCCTCGACCGGGTCAGGGGCGAGGCCACCACGGAGCGCGCCCTCGATCTGCTGATCGCCGTCACCTATGCCGTGGCGGCCCGTCCTTCCGCCGAACTGTCGCGTTCCGCCGACGTGTGGTGGACCGTGACGCGAATCCTTGCCGAGGACGGCATCGAAGGGGCACCCTTCGGAGCCACTCCGGACGAGGAGCGGTGGCAGGATCGTTCCGCCGGCTCCGTGGCACACGCGCTCGCCGCCGAAGGCTGGGACCGTGACACGGCGATCGAGGCGTTCGACTGGCTCGTCGAGCAGCGCATCGGCACCGAGGGGCGGCGCGGCAACGAGCTGGTCACGCCCAGGGCCGTGCGTCGCCTGATGGCGGAACTGCTGCCCGAGACCCACGGCAGCGGCGACCTGTCGATCCTCGACCCCTTCTGCCGCACGGGCGAGATCCTGGACACCTGCGTCGCCGTCTTGCGGAGCGGGGCACCGGAGGCGGCGCTCTCCGTGCATGGCGTGAGTGGCGGGGCGGGCGACGCCGCCCTGGCTCGTATGCGACTGAACCTCCGGGACGTGCCCCGCACAGTGGAGGCCGCCGGATCCGGGTGGCCGGAGTCCGGCGAGCGGTACGCGGCCGTGGTGAGCAACCCGCCGTTCAACCAGCGCACCGAGGACCTGTACCGCTACACCGAACACCTCCCGTACGGCATGCCTCCCCGGCACAGCGGGAACTTCGTCTGGCTCCAGCTCGCCGCCTCCGCGCTCGCTCCGGGAGGAAGAGCGGTCGTGCTGATGCCGAACATCGCCGCGCAGTCGGCCAACCCGGCCGAGCGGGCCATCCGTGCCGCCATGGTCGAGAGTGGCGCAGTGGAGGCGCTGGTCGCCCTGCCCCCTCAGTTGTTCGGCAAGGCCACGAGCATCCCGGTGACCCTGTGGTTGCTGCGCAACCCCACCGATGTCCACCGGGATGTGCTGTTCGTCGACGGGGCTTCACTCGGCACCATGACCGACCGCGTCCGGCGGGTCCTGTCGAAGGACGACGTCGACTCCATCGTGGACGTCTGCCGTCGATGGCGGTCGGCTCAGGACGACGGGCGGACCTTCTCCGGACAGGACGGATTCAGCGCCGCGGTGTCCCCGAGCAACCTGGCGGCCAGGGACTGGCTGCTCAGTCCCGTCCTGCACGTGGCCCCCGGGCCTCAGGAGGGAGCGGGTGGTTCCGCCGCGCAGATCGGCCGTTTGATCGACGACCTCGCAGAGCGGGACGAGCAGGCGCGCAAGGCGGACGTACGAGCGCGGGAGATCCTCTCCGAACTCGGTGGGGAGGGCAGGTGGAGAGCATGA
- a CDS encoding FABP family protein: MIEIPSDLNPDLVPLAFLLGTWEGAGVSDFPGAEKCNFGQSVTFSHDGRDFIEYHSHSWVLDSDGNKVRPLESESGYWRIDKNRQVEVVMVRDQGIVEIWYGELADQKPQIDLATDAVARTEAASPYSGGKRLYGYVKSDLMWVGEKATPEVPLRPYMSAHLKKVVTPEEVAEMARNLGDLPDDGIAFFR; this comes from the coding sequence ATGATCGAGATCCCGTCCGACCTCAACCCGGACCTCGTCCCCCTCGCGTTCCTGCTCGGTACGTGGGAGGGCGCGGGCGTCTCCGACTTCCCCGGCGCCGAGAAGTGCAACTTCGGCCAGTCCGTGACGTTCAGCCACGACGGCCGGGACTTCATCGAGTACCACTCGCACTCCTGGGTCCTCGACAGCGACGGCAACAAGGTCCGTCCGCTGGAGAGCGAGAGCGGCTACTGGCGCATCGACAAGAACCGCCAGGTCGAGGTCGTCATGGTCCGTGACCAGGGCATCGTCGAGATCTGGTACGGCGAGCTCGCCGACCAGAAGCCGCAGATCGACCTCGCGACGGACGCCGTCGCCCGGACCGAGGCCGCCAGCCCGTACAGCGGTGGCAAGCGGCTCTACGGCTACGTCAAGAGCGACCTCATGTGGGTCGGGGAGAAGGCGACCCCCGAGGTCCCGCTCCGCCCCTACATGTCGGCACACCTGAAGAAGGTCGTGACGCCCGAGGAGGTCGCGGAGATGGCCCGCAACCTCGGCGACCTGCCGGACGACGGCATCGCCTTCTTCCGCTAG
- a CDS encoding DsrE family protein has protein sequence MAKKLVIKVTAGADAPERCSQAFTVAAVAVASGVEVSLWLTGESSWFALPGRAAEFELPHAAPLPDLIDSVLAAGRVTLCTQCATRREITEKDVLDGIRIAGAQVFVQEAMADETQALVY, from the coding sequence ATGGCGAAGAAGCTCGTGATCAAGGTGACCGCAGGGGCCGACGCCCCCGAACGCTGCTCCCAGGCCTTCACAGTGGCCGCCGTCGCCGTCGCCAGTGGCGTCGAGGTGTCGCTGTGGCTGACCGGCGAGTCCTCGTGGTTCGCCCTCCCGGGCCGCGCCGCCGAGTTCGAGCTGCCGCACGCCGCGCCCCTGCCGGACCTGATCGACTCGGTCCTGGCGGCCGGCCGGGTGACGCTGTGCACGCAGTGCGCGACCCGTCGCGAGATCACGGAGAAGGACGTCCTGGACGGCATCCGCATCGCGGGCGCGCAGGTCTTCGTCCAGGAGGCCATGGCCGACGAGACGCAGGCGCTCGTCTACTGA
- a CDS encoding DUF3099 domain-containing protein translates to MYARRRHVYFWMMGACLVLFVGAWAVVRLFSMPVAIGMCVVAMVIPPVAAMMANRRGPEDRWWDDPSGDPKSDEWWDELDGKKHRS, encoded by the coding sequence GTGTACGCACGCCGTCGCCACGTCTACTTCTGGATGATGGGCGCCTGCCTGGTGCTTTTCGTGGGCGCCTGGGCCGTCGTGCGGCTCTTCTCGATGCCGGTGGCGATCGGGATGTGCGTCGTCGCCATGGTCATCCCCCCGGTCGCCGCGATGATGGCGAACCGCCGGGGCCCGGAGGACCGCTGGTGGGACGACCCCTCCGGGGACCCGAAGTCGGACGAGTGGTGGGACGAACTCGACGGCAAGAAGCACAGGTCCTAG
- a CDS encoding DUF1416 domain-containing protein, producing the protein MCGAQVGGPDVSTLKPGETAIQGQVTKDGEPVTGYVRLLDGSGEFTAEVPTSATGQFRFYAATGEWTLRALVPGAQADRKVVVTEAGSLTDVAIAV; encoded by the coding sequence ATGTGTGGAGCTCAGGTCGGCGGCCCCGACGTCAGCACGCTCAAGCCCGGTGAGACGGCCATCCAGGGCCAGGTGACCAAGGACGGCGAGCCCGTCACCGGTTACGTGCGCCTCCTCGACGGCTCCGGCGAGTTCACCGCCGAGGTCCCGACCTCGGCCACCGGCCAGTTCCGCTTCTACGCGGCGACCGGCGAGTGGACCCTGCGCGCCCTGGTTCCGGGCGCCCAGGCCGACCGCAAGGTCGTCGTCACCGAGGCCGGCAGTCTGACGGACGTGGCCATCGCGGTCTGA
- a CDS encoding sulfurtransferase, whose amino-acid sequence MARSDVLVDADWVEANLDNPQVAIVEVDEDTSAYEKNHIRNAIRIDWTQDLQDPVRRDFIDQEGFEKLLSAKGIGNDTTVVLYGGNNNWFASYAYWYFKLYGHQDVKLLDGGRKKWELDSRDLVAEVPSRPATEYKAKAQDSSIRAFRDDVVAAIGAQNLVDVRSPDEFSGKLLAPAHLPQEQSQRPGHVPSARNIPWSKNANDDGTFKSDAELKALYEDEQVDLAKDTIAYCRIGERSALTWFVLHELLEVTNVKNYDGSWTEYGSLVGVPIELGANK is encoded by the coding sequence ATGGCTCGCAGCGACGTCCTGGTCGACGCGGACTGGGTCGAGGCCAACCTCGACAACCCGCAGGTCGCCATTGTCGAGGTCGACGAGGACACCTCGGCCTACGAGAAGAACCACATCCGCAACGCCATCCGGATCGACTGGACCCAGGACCTTCAGGACCCGGTCCGCCGTGACTTCATCGACCAGGAGGGCTTCGAGAAGCTCCTCTCGGCCAAGGGCATCGGGAACGACACCACGGTCGTCCTCTACGGCGGCAACAACAACTGGTTCGCCTCCTACGCCTACTGGTACTTCAAGCTCTACGGCCACCAGGACGTGAAGCTCCTCGACGGCGGCCGCAAGAAGTGGGAGCTCGACTCCCGCGACCTCGTCGCCGAGGTCCCGTCCCGCCCGGCCACCGAGTACAAGGCCAAGGCCCAGGACTCCTCGATCCGCGCCTTCCGCGACGACGTCGTGGCCGCGATCGGCGCCCAGAACCTGGTCGACGTCCGCTCGCCCGACGAGTTCTCCGGCAAGCTGCTCGCCCCGGCGCACCTCCCGCAGGAGCAGTCGCAGCGCCCCGGCCACGTGCCGAGCGCCCGCAACATCCCGTGGTCGAAGAACGCCAACGACGACGGCACCTTCAAGTCGGACGCCGAGCTCAAGGCCCTCTACGAGGACGAGCAGGTCGATCTGGCGAAGGACACCATCGCGTACTGCCGCATCGGCGAGCGCTCCGCGCTCACGTGGTTCGTCCTGCACGAGCTGCTCGAGGTCACGAACGTCAAGAACTACGACGGTTCGTGGACCGAGTACGGCTCCCTCGTGGGCGTGCCGATCGAGCTCGGCGCCAACAAGTAG
- a CDS encoding putative leader peptide yields the protein MKRQADLTKRRAVDLCRVAAMLCRSV from the coding sequence ATGAAGCGACAGGCGGATCTCACGAAGCGGCGGGCAGTAGACCTGTGCCGCGTCGCCGCCATGCTCTGTCGTTCAGTCTGA
- a CDS encoding DUF2993 domain-containing protein: MRALRILLIVAVVLGGVLVGIDRLAVAYAESEAASRVKLSGASSDSFEVDIKGFPFLTQVADKRFGEVDVVAKGVKATAGSRQIRIAELTAALRDVTVTGDWAGARAGSASGTALISYADLTAASDREAKVEYGGDGKLKVTGGVEIMGRTLTRSVLSTVTIVNGDTIKVRADEVPGEGIPGVEELVRKRTDFERPIGLIAGMKVEKAEATPEGLAVAVSGKDIALAG; this comes from the coding sequence ATGCGAGCACTGCGGATTCTGTTGATCGTGGCCGTCGTGCTGGGCGGGGTGCTCGTCGGGATCGACCGGCTCGCCGTGGCGTACGCCGAGTCGGAGGCGGCGAGCCGGGTGAAGCTCTCGGGCGCGTCCAGCGATTCGTTCGAGGTCGACATCAAGGGCTTCCCGTTCCTCACGCAGGTCGCGGACAAGCGGTTCGGCGAGGTCGACGTGGTGGCGAAGGGCGTCAAGGCGACGGCGGGCAGCCGGCAGATCAGGATCGCCGAGCTGACGGCCGCGCTCCGGGACGTGACCGTCACCGGCGACTGGGCGGGCGCGCGGGCGGGCTCGGCCTCCGGCACGGCCCTCATCTCGTACGCGGACCTCACGGCCGCCTCCGACCGCGAGGCGAAGGTCGAGTACGGGGGCGACGGCAAGCTGAAGGTCACGGGCGGGGTCGAGATCATGGGCCGCACGCTGACCCGCTCCGTCCTGTCCACCGTGACCATCGTGAACGGCGACACGATCAAGGTCCGCGCGGACGAGGTGCCGGGCGAGGGCATCCCGGGCGTGGAGGAACTGGTCCGGAAGCGGACCGACTTCGAGCGGCCGATCGGTCTGATCGCCGGGATGAAGGTGGAGAAGGCCGAGGCGACGCCGGAGGGCCTCGCGGTCGCGGTCTCGGGCAAGGACATCGCCCTGGCGGGCTGA
- a CDS encoding MoaD/ThiS family protein, with protein sequence MAAGTIRYWAAAKAAAGVAEEPYTAETLAEALDAAREKHPGELVRVLQRCSFLIDGDPVGTRSHETVRLAEGGTVEVLPPFAGG encoded by the coding sequence ATGGCAGCGGGAACCATCCGCTACTGGGCCGCGGCCAAGGCCGCCGCCGGTGTCGCCGAGGAGCCGTACACCGCCGAGACCCTGGCGGAGGCCCTGGACGCGGCCCGCGAGAAGCACCCCGGCGAGCTCGTCCGGGTCCTCCAGCGGTGCTCGTTCCTGATCGACGGCGACCCCGTCGGCACCCGGAGCCATGAGACCGTACGGCTTGCCGAGGGCGGCACGGTCGAGGTGCTCCCCCCGTTCGCAGGAGGGTGA
- a CDS encoding alpha/beta hydrolase, translating to MSSEGESRFHMVDVSSLTSVHPADPRRVMLRTDDGVRIEAVYEPSAASVTDTAVVVAHGFTGSADRPAVRRAARAFAERGAAVVTFSFRGHGGSGGRSTVGDREVLDLSAAVRWARELGHARVVTVGFSMGGSVVLRHAALERGAEGRVDAVAAVSAPARWYYRGTAPMRRLHWVVTRPAGRLVGRYGLRTRIDRRAWDPVPLSPVEAVPLIAPVPLLIVHGDRDAYFPLDHPRTLAAAGGDAAELWLERGMGHAENAADEELLARLGDWLTRR from the coding sequence ATGAGTTCAGAGGGAGAGAGTCGATTTCACATGGTGGATGTCTCGTCGCTCACTTCCGTCCATCCCGCTGATCCGCGGCGTGTGATGTTGCGTACGGATGACGGTGTCCGTATCGAGGCGGTTTACGAACCCTCCGCTGCAAGTGTCACCGATACGGCGGTGGTCGTCGCGCACGGTTTCACCGGATCGGCCGACCGGCCCGCCGTCCGCCGCGCCGCCCGCGCCTTCGCGGAGCGCGGCGCGGCCGTCGTGACCTTCTCCTTCCGCGGGCACGGCGGCTCCGGCGGCCGCTCCACGGTCGGCGACCGGGAGGTCCTCGACCTGTCCGCCGCCGTCCGCTGGGCCCGCGAGCTCGGCCACGCGCGCGTGGTGACCGTCGGCTTCTCCATGGGCGGGTCCGTCGTCCTGCGCCACGCGGCCCTGGAGCGGGGCGCGGAGGGCCGCGTGGACGCGGTGGCCGCCGTCTCCGCCCCCGCACGCTGGTACTACCGGGGTACGGCCCCGATGCGCCGCCTCCATTGGGTGGTCACCCGACCCGCGGGGCGGCTGGTCGGCCGATACGGGCTCCGCACCCGGATCGACCGGCGGGCCTGGGACCCCGTGCCCCTCTCACCCGTCGAGGCGGTCCCGCTGATCGCGCCGGTGCCGCTGCTGATCGTGCACGGCGACCGGGACGCGTACTTCCCCCTCGACCACCCGCGCACCCTTGCCGCCGCCGGGGGCGACGCCGCGGAGCTGTGGCTGGAACGCGGGATGGGCCACGCCGAGAACGCGGCGGACGAGGAGCTGCTCGCCCGGCTGGGGGACTGGCTCACGCGCCGATAG
- a CDS encoding winged-helix domain-containing protein: MSSLLLLTNALQPSTEVLPALGLLLHNVRVAPAEGPALVDTPGADVILVDGRRDLPQVRSLCQLLRSTGPGCPLILVVTEGGLAAVTADWGIDDVLLDTAGPAEVEARLRLAMGRQQIVSDDSPMEIRNGDLSVDEATYSAKLKGRVLDLTFKEFELLKYLAQHPGRVFTRAQLLQEVWGYDYFGGTRTVDVHVRRLRAKLGPEHESLIGTVRNVGYRFVTPEKVERAAEDARAKDTRSAEAARSARVKEADRDVTPAEDRNVADATVRPAGR; this comes from the coding sequence ATGAGCTCTCTGCTGCTCCTGACCAACGCCCTCCAGCCGTCGACCGAGGTGCTTCCGGCACTCGGCCTGCTGCTGCACAACGTCCGGGTGGCCCCGGCAGAGGGCCCGGCCCTCGTGGACACCCCCGGCGCGGACGTGATCCTCGTCGACGGCCGGCGCGACCTCCCCCAGGTCCGCTCGCTCTGCCAGCTGCTCCGCTCCACGGGGCCCGGCTGTCCGCTGATCCTCGTCGTCACGGAGGGCGGCCTCGCGGCCGTCACCGCCGACTGGGGCATCGACGACGTCCTCCTGGACACCGCGGGCCCCGCGGAGGTCGAGGCGCGGCTGCGGCTCGCCATGGGCCGCCAGCAGATCGTGTCCGACGACTCCCCGATGGAGATCCGCAACGGCGACCTGTCGGTCGACGAGGCGACGTACAGCGCGAAGCTCAAGGGCCGGGTCCTGGACCTGACCTTCAAGGAGTTCGAGCTGCTCAAGTACCTGGCCCAGCACCCGGGCCGGGTCTTCACGCGTGCCCAGCTCCTCCAGGAGGTGTGGGGGTACGACTATTTCGGCGGTACCCGAACGGTCGACGTCCATGTGCGTCGGCTGCGCGCGAAGCTCGGCCCCGAGCACGAGTCGCTGATCGGCACCGTGCGGAACGTCGGCTACCGCTTCGTCACCCCGGAGAAGGTCGAGCGCGCGGCCGAGGACGCCCGGGCGAAGGACACCCGGTCGGCGGAGGCCGCCCGTTCCGCCCGTGTCAAGGAGGCCGACCGGGACGTCACTCCGGCGGAGGACAGGAACGTGGCGGACGCCACAGTGCGACCTGCCGGTAGGTAG
- a CDS encoding LacI family DNA-binding transcriptional regulator produces MAKVTRDDVARLAGTSTAVVSYVINNGPRPVAPATRERVLAAIKELGYRPDRVAQAMASRRTDLIGMIVPDARQPFFAELAHAVEQAAAERGKMVLVGNSDYRTEREIHYLRAFLGMRVSGLILVSQGMSEQAASEIEAWDARVVLLHERPEAIDDVAVVTDDIDGAKLAVRHLLEHGHPYVACLGGVPNTPAVGDPVADHEEGWRQAMLEAGLSIEGRLFQAPYNRYDAYQVALKLLSGPDRPPAIFCSTDDQAFGVLRAARELRIEVPTELAVAGFDDVKEAALTDPPLTTVSSDRPAMARAAVDLVLDDGLRVAGSRRERLKLFPSTLVVRRSCGCGE; encoded by the coding sequence GTGGCCAAGGTGACGCGGGATGACGTAGCTCGACTGGCAGGTACTTCGACCGCGGTCGTGAGCTACGTGATCAACAACGGACCCCGGCCGGTCGCCCCGGCCACGCGCGAGCGTGTCCTCGCCGCCATCAAGGAGCTGGGCTACCGCCCCGACCGGGTGGCCCAGGCGATGGCGTCCCGGCGCACGGACCTCATAGGCATGATCGTCCCGGACGCCCGGCAGCCGTTCTTCGCGGAGCTGGCGCACGCGGTCGAGCAGGCCGCCGCCGAGCGCGGGAAGATGGTCCTCGTCGGCAACTCCGACTACCGCACCGAACGCGAGATCCACTACCTGCGCGCCTTCCTCGGGATGCGGGTCTCCGGACTGATCCTGGTCAGCCAGGGCATGAGCGAGCAGGCCGCGAGCGAGATCGAGGCCTGGGACGCGCGCGTGGTGCTGCTCCACGAGCGGCCCGAGGCGATCGACGACGTGGCCGTCGTGACCGATGACATCGACGGCGCCAAGCTCGCCGTCCGGCACCTCCTGGAGCACGGCCACCCGTACGTGGCCTGCCTGGGCGGCGTCCCGAACACTCCCGCCGTCGGCGACCCCGTCGCCGACCACGAGGAGGGCTGGCGCCAGGCCATGCTGGAGGCGGGCCTGTCGATCGAGGGCCGGCTGTTCCAGGCCCCGTACAACCGCTACGACGCCTACCAGGTGGCCCTGAAGCTGCTCTCCGGCCCGGACAGGCCGCCGGCCATCTTCTGCTCCACCGACGACCAGGCCTTCGGTGTCCTGCGGGCGGCGCGCGAGCTGCGCATCGAGGTGCCCACGGAGCTGGCGGTCGCGGGCTTCGACGACGTGAAGGAGGCGGCGCTCACCGATCCGCCGCTGACCACGGTCTCCTCGGACCGCCCGGCGATGGCCAGGGCCGCGGTGGACCTGGTCCTGGACGACGGCCTGCGCGTCGCCGGCTCGCGCCGCGAGCGGCTCAAGCTCTTCCCCTCGACCCTGGTCGTCCGCCGCTCCTGCGGCTGCGGAGAGTAG
- a CDS encoding S1C family serine protease, with the protein MTDFQEQQPQQQPYYPPQPPYAPTQPITTEPGTTVWPSGGHVPPPPAGPPVAAAAAPGAAPGSRRRAKRGVGLLAAVAIAAAAVGGGTATLVQQLTSDSPVTASSVVNGTNVSASSVGTVAGVAQAVSPSIVEISASSNSGKSTGSGVIITSDGEIVTNNHVISGASSISVQLSDGKTYEAEVVGTDPDKDLALIKLQGASGLKAATLGDSSKVKVGEEVVAIGSPEGLTGTVTSGIVSALDRDVTVAKDDDGGSRDQQQGQRYDPRQGWPFEFGGQQFNGDTGTSKTTYKAIQTDASLNPGNSGGALINMKGEIIGINSAMHSPSSSSGSTAGSVGLGFAIPIDAVKADLDSLRAGGDN; encoded by the coding sequence ATGACGGACTTCCAGGAGCAGCAGCCACAGCAGCAGCCGTACTACCCGCCGCAGCCCCCGTACGCCCCGACCCAGCCGATCACCACCGAGCCGGGGACGACGGTCTGGCCGTCCGGCGGGCACGTCCCGCCGCCGCCCGCCGGCCCCCCGGTCGCCGCCGCCGCGGCGCCCGGCGCCGCTCCGGGCTCCCGTCGGCGCGCCAAGCGCGGGGTCGGACTCCTCGCGGCCGTGGCCATCGCGGCCGCGGCGGTCGGCGGCGGCACGGCGACCCTCGTCCAGCAGCTGACCTCCGACAGCCCCGTCACCGCCTCCTCGGTCGTGAACGGCACGAACGTCTCCGCGAGCAGCGTGGGCACGGTCGCGGGCGTCGCCCAGGCCGTCTCCCCCTCCATCGTCGAGATCTCCGCGAGCTCGAACTCCGGCAAGTCCACCGGCTCGGGCGTGATCATCACCTCCGACGGCGAGATCGTCACGAACAACCACGTGATCTCCGGCGCCTCCTCGATCTCCGTCCAGCTCAGCGACGGGAAGACGTACGAGGCCGAGGTCGTCGGCACGGACCCCGACAAGGACCTCGCGCTGATCAAGCTCCAGGGCGCCTCCGGCCTCAAGGCCGCCACGCTCGGCGACTCGTCGAAGGTGAAGGTCGGCGAGGAGGTCGTGGCGATCGGCTCCCCCGAGGGCCTCACCGGCACGGTCACGAGCGGCATCGTCTCGGCGCTCGACCGGGACGTGACCGTCGCCAAGGACGACGACGGCGGCAGCCGGGACCAGCAGCAGGGGCAGCGGTACGACCCGCGGCAGGGCTGGCCGTTCGAGTTCGGCGGACAGCAGTTCAACGGCGACACGGGCACGTCGAAGACGACGTACAAGGCGATCCAGACCGACGCCTCGCTCAACCCGGGGAATTCCGGCGGCGCGTTGATCAATATGAAGGGCGAGATCATCGGAATCAATTCGGCCATGCATTCGCCCAGTTCTTCGAGCGGTTCCACGGCCGGAAGTGTCGGCCTCGGATTCGCCATTCCGATCGACGCGGTGAAGGCCGACCTCGACAGCCTGCGCGCGGGCGGCGACAACTGA